From Coffea arabica cultivar ET-39 chromosome 10e, Coffea Arabica ET-39 HiFi, whole genome shotgun sequence, one genomic window encodes:
- the LOC113712048 gene encoding uncharacterized protein isoform X1 → MTWLLILVMLMFDVSFMVSYNINQFVCWFLQRMFAVVYDSCGGPKVLKWKVVENPVLDFNEVLIKVEACGVNRRDLWIREGIYQHLGKNKYLGFECSGTIVKRGAAASKLPIGSKVCALLNGGGYAEYVAVPEDYVMSIPSGLTFEQAAAIPCSASLIWLSFFERNNLIRDDKVLIHGAAGGVGSLAVRIAKSLGCVVFATAGSEEKVDFCRTLDADFAINYKKQDFSEVVARETNGTGVNCVLDCLGDDVVDQNLKSLAVGGKLICIGYKDHWKWSSVEMKDLVSKDTTIMGININTFNVVEKRNMLEGIQRDIWPLLKGNPHLVDICATYSFAQATQAHTLMEKNLHRGKIVLLPRTDLPHTDLP, encoded by the exons ATGACATGGTTGCTTATTTTAGTAATGTTGATGTTTGATGTTTCATTTATGGTTAGTTATAACATAAATCAGTTTGTTTGCTGGTTTTTGCAAAGAATGTTTGCTGTAGTGTATGATAGCTGTGGTGGTCCTAAGGTCTTGAAGTGGAAAGTGGTTGAAAATCCCGTACTCGATTTTAATGAGGTTTTGATCAAGGTTGAAGCCTGTGGCGTTAATAGAAGAGACTTATGGATACGGGAAGGCATATATCAACACTTGGGAAAGAACAAATATTTGGGCTTTGAGTGCTCGGGAACTATTGTAAAAAGAGGAGCAGCAGCTTCTAAATTGCCTATAGGCTCCAAG GTTTGCGCTCTTCTTAATGGTGGAGGATATGCGGAGTATGTGGCTGTTCCAGAGGACTATGTGATGTCTATACCCTCTGGGTTAACTTTTGAGCAAGCTGCTGCAATACCATGTTCAGCATCACTCATTTGGCTCAGCTTTTTTGAAAGGAACAATCTTATTCGTGATGACAAAGTTTTG ATTCATGGGGCAGCAGGGGGAGTTGGTTCATTAGCGGTCAGAATTGCGAAAAGTCTAGGGTGTGTTGTATTTGCAACAGCAG GATCCGAGGAAAAAGTAGATTTTTGCAGAACTTTAGATGCTGATTTTGCCATTAACTACAAGAAGCAGGATTTCTCTGAGGTCGTGGCTCGTGAAACTAATGGGACTG GGGTGAATTGTGTATTAGATTGTCTTGGAGATGATGTTGTTGACCAGAATTTGAAAAGCCTAGCGGTTGGTGGTAAGCTTATATGCATTGGGTATAAAGATCATTGGAAATGGAGTTCCGTGGAGATGAAGGATCTTGTCTCTAAAGATACAACAATCATGG GGATAAATATAAACACCTTTAATGTGGTTGAAAAGCGTAACATGCTTGAAGGGATCCAGCGAGACATTTGGCCTCTTCTAAAGGGCAATCCCCACCTTGTGGACATTTGTGCGACTTACTCATTTGCTCAAGCCACACAAGCACACACCTTAATGGAGAAGAACCTCCATCGAGGAAAGATTGTGCTTTTACCCCGTACGGACCTTCCCCATACGGACCTTCCTTAA
- the LOC113712048 gene encoding uncharacterized protein isoform X2 — protein MFAVVYDSCGGPKVLKWKVVENPVLDFNEVLIKVEACGVNRRDLWIREGIYQHLGKNKYLGFECSGTIVKRGAAASKLPIGSKVCALLNGGGYAEYVAVPEDYVMSIPSGLTFEQAAAIPCSASLIWLSFFERNNLIRDDKVLIHGAAGGVGSLAVRIAKSLGCVVFATAGSEEKVDFCRTLDADFAINYKKQDFSEVVARETNGTGVNCVLDCLGDDVVDQNLKSLAVGGKLICIGYKDHWKWSSVEMKDLVSKDTTIMGININTFNVVEKRNMLEGIQRDIWPLLKGNPHLVDICATYSFAQATQAHTLMEKNLHRGKIVLLPRTDLPHTDLP, from the exons ATGTTTGCTGTAGTGTATGATAGCTGTGGTGGTCCTAAGGTCTTGAAGTGGAAAGTGGTTGAAAATCCCGTACTCGATTTTAATGAGGTTTTGATCAAGGTTGAAGCCTGTGGCGTTAATAGAAGAGACTTATGGATACGGGAAGGCATATATCAACACTTGGGAAAGAACAAATATTTGGGCTTTGAGTGCTCGGGAACTATTGTAAAAAGAGGAGCAGCAGCTTCTAAATTGCCTATAGGCTCCAAG GTTTGCGCTCTTCTTAATGGTGGAGGATATGCGGAGTATGTGGCTGTTCCAGAGGACTATGTGATGTCTATACCCTCTGGGTTAACTTTTGAGCAAGCTGCTGCAATACCATGTTCAGCATCACTCATTTGGCTCAGCTTTTTTGAAAGGAACAATCTTATTCGTGATGACAAAGTTTTG ATTCATGGGGCAGCAGGGGGAGTTGGTTCATTAGCGGTCAGAATTGCGAAAAGTCTAGGGTGTGTTGTATTTGCAACAGCAG GATCCGAGGAAAAAGTAGATTTTTGCAGAACTTTAGATGCTGATTTTGCCATTAACTACAAGAAGCAGGATTTCTCTGAGGTCGTGGCTCGTGAAACTAATGGGACTG GGGTGAATTGTGTATTAGATTGTCTTGGAGATGATGTTGTTGACCAGAATTTGAAAAGCCTAGCGGTTGGTGGTAAGCTTATATGCATTGGGTATAAAGATCATTGGAAATGGAGTTCCGTGGAGATGAAGGATCTTGTCTCTAAAGATACAACAATCATGG GGATAAATATAAACACCTTTAATGTGGTTGAAAAGCGTAACATGCTTGAAGGGATCCAGCGAGACATTTGGCCTCTTCTAAAGGGCAATCCCCACCTTGTGGACATTTGTGCGACTTACTCATTTGCTCAAGCCACACAAGCACACACCTTAATGGAGAAGAACCTCCATCGAGGAAAGATTGTGCTTTTACCCCGTACGGACCTTCCCCATACGGACCTTCCTTAA
- the LOC113710867 gene encoding uncharacterized protein isoform X1 → MLAVRIQRAGGPDVLIPEELELPEIKMYDVLIDVEWCGANRIDLDQRIEGKKCSNGVAYCPGLECSGRIIAVGKYVSQHKPSGRVCAILDGGGYADKVVVPANQVFEVPERISLKEAACFPEAACTIWQAFSKVKIERRKTILVHEACGYYAVFAMQMARLKGVRVFVATENDENNNFYMELGAYKCINWNDDDFLTQVQKLTSDRGGIEIILDSRGDHLPQDLEALCFGGVVVFLDMHGKTLVDVDIQCLMAKNAQIEVVDRAQNLDRKVVLGAKLYMQDAINTGLVKLHPGKCFQLSEANLAHRYMESMNIGQKMLSPLASWSPSLVPFVYKGMLAKDVKGKTLLDCQAKGQTDKRRKLE, encoded by the exons ATGTTGGCTGTCCGTATTCAAAGAGCTGGAGGGCCGGATGTGTTAATACCGGAAGAATTAGAATTGCCTGAGATCAAAATGTATGACGTTTTAATTGATGTAGAATGGTGTGGGGCTAACAGAATAGATTTGGACCAAAGAATAGAAGGGAAGAAGTGCTCAAATGGTGTGGCCTATTGCCCAGGGCTTGAATGCTCTGGGCGTATTATAGCTGTGGGGAAATATGTCAGTCAGCATAAGCCATCTGGTCGG GTTTGTGCGATTCTTGATGGAGGGGGATATGCCGATAAAGTGGTAGTGCCAGCCAATCAAGTTTTTGAGGTTCCCGAGCGTATTTCCCTCAAAGAAGCTGCATGTTTTCCTGAGGCTGCTTGTACCATTTGGCAGGCCTTTTCCAAGGTCAAGatagaaagaagaaaaaccatATTG GTACATGAAGCCTGCGGTTATTATGCAGTATTTGCGATGCAGATGGCAAGACTAAAGGGGGTTCGGGTGTTTGTTGCTACAG aaaatgatgaaaataataatttttacatGGAGCTAGGCGCCTACAAATGTATCAACTGGAatgatgatgattttcttactcAGGTGCAGAAACTAACGTCAGATAGAG GTGGTATTGAGATTATCTTGGATAGTAGGGGAGATCATTTGCCTCAAGATCTAGAAGCCTTATGTTTCGGGGGTGTGGTCGTATTTTTGGACATGCATGGTAAAACATTGGTGGATGTTGATATTCAGTGCTTGATGGCGAAAAATGCCCAAATCGAAG TGGTTGATAGGgcccaaaatttggacagaaaagtCGTTCTTGGCGCGAAGCTGTATATGCAGGATGCAATCAATACTGGACTGGTGAAATTGCATCCTGGAAAGTGCTTCCAGCTTTCTGAGGCAAATCTTGCTCATAGGTACATGGAGAGCATGAACATAGGTCAGAAAATGTTGTCCCCTTTGGCTTCATGGAGTCCAAGTTTAGTGCCTTTTGTTTACAAGGGGATGTTAGCAAAAGACGTCAAGGGGAAAACACTGCTTGACTGTCAAGCGAAGGGACAAACTGATAAAAGGCGAAAATTAGAATAG
- the LOC113710867 gene encoding uncharacterized protein isoform X2, whose protein sequence is MLAVRIQRAGGPDVLIPEELELPEIKMYDVLIDVEWCGANRIDLDQRIEGKKCSNGVAYCPGLECSGRIIAVGKYVSQHKPSGRVCAILDGGGYADKVVVPANQVFEVPERISLKEAACFPEAACTIWQAFSKVKIERRKTILVHEACGYYAVFAMQMARLKGVRVFVATENDENNNFYMELGAYKCINWNDDDFLTQVQKLTSDRGGIEIILDSRGDHLPQDLEALCFGGVVVFLDMHGKTLVDVDIQCLMAKNAQIEVYASIMKANLLLDSVICWNLLP, encoded by the exons ATGTTGGCTGTCCGTATTCAAAGAGCTGGAGGGCCGGATGTGTTAATACCGGAAGAATTAGAATTGCCTGAGATCAAAATGTATGACGTTTTAATTGATGTAGAATGGTGTGGGGCTAACAGAATAGATTTGGACCAAAGAATAGAAGGGAAGAAGTGCTCAAATGGTGTGGCCTATTGCCCAGGGCTTGAATGCTCTGGGCGTATTATAGCTGTGGGGAAATATGTCAGTCAGCATAAGCCATCTGGTCGG GTTTGTGCGATTCTTGATGGAGGGGGATATGCCGATAAAGTGGTAGTGCCAGCCAATCAAGTTTTTGAGGTTCCCGAGCGTATTTCCCTCAAAGAAGCTGCATGTTTTCCTGAGGCTGCTTGTACCATTTGGCAGGCCTTTTCCAAGGTCAAGatagaaagaagaaaaaccatATTG GTACATGAAGCCTGCGGTTATTATGCAGTATTTGCGATGCAGATGGCAAGACTAAAGGGGGTTCGGGTGTTTGTTGCTACAG aaaatgatgaaaataataatttttacatGGAGCTAGGCGCCTACAAATGTATCAACTGGAatgatgatgattttcttactcAGGTGCAGAAACTAACGTCAGATAGAG GTGGTATTGAGATTATCTTGGATAGTAGGGGAGATCATTTGCCTCAAGATCTAGAAGCCTTATGTTTCGGGGGTGTGGTCGTATTTTTGGACATGCATGGTAAAACATTGGTGGATGTTGATATTCAGTGCTTGATGGCGAAAAATGCCCAAATCGAAG TGTACGCATCTATTATGAAGGCCAACCTTCTGCTTGACTCTGTCATCTGTTGGAACTTGTTGCCATAA
- the LOC113712601 gene encoding putative receptor protein kinase ZmPK1: MGLFFNAILISVLALSLAFVSSSKSTDILTTGSSLSSKDVLISKPHGNFTAGFFSVGENAYCFSIWFTELYDHGNYTIVWMANRDRPVNGKNSRLSLLKSGSLVLTDAGQFTVWTSSTQSNSSLQLQLHDNGNLVLSNIEGGNLWQSFNSPTNTLLPGQSLTQNSVLISSRSLTNYSSGFYKLYFGDDNVLSLLYQGPQTAGISWPDPWKHSWENGRYPYNNSKVATLDSWGRFQSSDQFDIITVDYGPGIQRRLTVDFDGNVRVYSLDMASRNWKVTWQSTLQPCTVHGICGENSLCTYAHETGRKCTCAPGYKIKSQKDWAYGCEPDFQLPYNDSNASGFLLLQNVEFYGYDIGFFSNSTLDNCQNLCLNYCSCKGFQFKFDKDKGYYNCYPKASLFNGYRSSGFDFPIYLRLPQSIITSFDQKPLQQTNIKCTVDAASLGRAYQKKGQHGWVKSSLRCTLAVGTFEILCFFTYLFKTRRGSSARIQGYTQVATGFRKFTFAELKKASRNFSAEIGRGGGGIVYKGVLTDNRVAAIKCLNEANQGEAEFLAELSTIGKLNHMNLIKIWGYCVEGKHRLLVYEYMEHGSLAKNLHSNRLDWKKRYDIALGTAKGLAYLHEECLEWVLHCDVKPQNILLDSNYQPKVADFGLSKLLNRGGTDKSTFSRIRGTRGYMAPEWVFNLPITSKVDVYSYGIVVLELLTGRSPVEGHSMEESTSAMEPRRLVTWVKEKMHEANGRASPIAIAKIVDPVINAEFDMARVEILVQVALQCVEEDKDARPTMSQVLDTLLHQESDEY; this comes from the coding sequence ATGGGTCTATTCTTTAATGCTATCttaatttctgttttagctCTGTCATTAGCATTTGTATCATCCTCGAAAAGCACTGATATTTTGACTACAGGATCATCACTTTCTTCTAAAGATGTTCTGATTTCAAAACCGCATGGAAATTTCACTGCGGGATTTTTCAGTGTTGGCGAGAATGCGTATTGCTTTAGTATATGGTTTACTGAGCTATATGATCATGGAAATTACACCATTGTCTGGATGGCCAATAGGGACCGACCGGTTAATGGAAAAAATTCCAGGCTTTCCCTACTCAAGTCTGGCAGTCTTGTGCTGACAGATGCAGGGCAGTTTACTGTTTGGACAAGTAGCACGCAATCAAACTCTTCTCTTCAATTGCAACTCCATGACAATGGCAATCTTGTGCTGAGCAATATAGAGGGCGGAAATCTTTGGCAAAGCTTTAACTCCCCAACAAACACGCTTCTTCCAGGGCAGTCGCTCACCCAAAACTCTGTTCTCATATCTTCCAGAAGCCTGACGAATTATTCTTCTGGATTCTACAAGTTATACTTTGGTGATGATAACGTCCTTAGTCTATTGTACCAGGGTCCTCAAACAGCAGGTATTTCATGGCCTGACCCATGGAAACATAGTTGGGAGAACGGGAGGTACCCTTATAACAACAGTAAGGTTGCCACTCTTGATTCATGGGGGAGATTCCAGTCATCAGATCAGTTTGACATTATTACTGTTGATTATGGTCCAGGCATACAAAGAAGATTGACCGTGGATTTTGATGGCAATGTCCGGGTCTACAGTCTTGATATGGCAAGTCGGAATTGGAAAGTTACGTGGCAATCCACACTGCAACCATGCACAGTTCATGGGATATGTGGAGAAAATAGTTTGTGCACTTACGCGCATGAGACCGGAAGAAAATGCACTTGTGCACCTGGATACAAAATCAAAAGCCAGAAAGATTGGGCTTATGGATGCGAACCAGATTTCCAACTGCCATACAATGATAGTAATGCATCAggttttcttcttctccaaaaTGTTGAATTTTATGGCTATGATATTGGGTTCTTTAGTAATTCCACGCTTGATAATTGTCAAAATTTATGCCTCAACTATTGCAGTTGTAAAGGCTTCCAATTCAAATTTGATAAAGATAAAGGCTATTATAATTGTTACCCTAAGGCCAGTTTGTTCAATGGGTATCGTTCAAGTGGTTTTGATTTCCCAATTTATCTAAGATTGCCCCAATCTATTATAACCTCATTTGATCAAAAGCCTCTTCAACAAACCAACATAAAGTGCACAGTCGATGCTGCTTCACTCGGCCGAGCATACCAGAAAAAAGGTCAACATGGGTGGGTGAAGTCATCCTTGCGGTGCACTTTGGCAGTTGGGACTTTTGAGATCCTCTGTTTCTTCACTTACTTGTTCAAAACCCGACGAGGATCTAGTGCAAGAATACAGGGTTACACTCAGGTTGCAACAGGATTCAGGAAATTCACTTTTGCTGAGTTGAAAAAGGCATCAAGAAACTTCAGCGCAGAAATAGGACGAGGAGGGGGAGGCATTGTGTATAAAGGCGTGTTGACAGATAATCGAGTTGCTGCCATAAAGTGTCTCAATGAAGCCAACCAGGGAGAAGCCGAATTTCTTGCAGAGTTGAGTACTATTGGCAAGTTGAACCATATGAATTTGATTAAGATATGGGGATATTGTGTTGAAGGTAAGCACAGGCTATTGGTTTATGAGTACATGGAGCATGGTTCTCTAGCAAAAAATCTGCATTCTAACAGACTTGACTGGAAAAAGAGGTATGATATTGCTCTTGGTACAGCCAAAGGACTTGCTTACTTGCATGAAGAGTGCTTAGAGTGGGTTTTGCACTGTGATGTGAAGCCTCAAAACATACTCTTGGATTCGAATTACCAGCCGAAGGTGGCAGATTTTGGCCTGTCCAAACTATTGAATAGAGGTGGGACAGATAAATCAACGTTTTCTAGGATAAGGGGAACTAGAGGCTACATGGCCCCTGAATGGGTTTTCAATCTTCCTATAACCTCCAAAGTTGATGTTTATAGTTATGGAATTGTTGTGCTGGAATTATTAACTGGAAGAAGCCCAGTTGAAGGCCATTCTATGGAGGAAAGCACCAGTGCAATGGAGCCAAGGAGACTAGTTACTTGGGTGAAGGAGAAAATGCACGAAGCTAATGGAAGAGCATCACCAATAGCAATTGCAAAAATTGTAGACCCTGTCATAAATGCTGAATTTGATATGGCAAGGGTGGAAATTCTTGTTCAAGTTGCTCTCCAATGCGTAGAGGAAGACAAAGATGCAAGACCAACAATGAGCCAAGTGCTGGACACGTTGCTCCATCAAGAAAGTGATGAATATTAG